The following are encoded in a window of Thalassotalea insulae genomic DNA:
- a CDS encoding serine hydrolase, which yields MKKLFSSVFLPVLLFCAVYSAAANEQYNQKINQNIEQAMAAFQVPGVAVAIVKDGKLAMSKGFGVIEHGKPEQVDADTLFGIASNTKAMTAALIAQLVDQGKLSWHSKVIDIIPEFQMPDAYVTREFTIIDLLSHNSGLGLGAGDLMIWPQTTHTMADIIKGIKYLPQVSSFRSEFAYDNLMFIIAGEIVARVTGKSWQDNIKAQIFQPLGMDNTKAMFSLISPTNNNVARAHVPLDGKINVVGGNFLEKFSSAGSVASSVNDMAKWLIAQLNRGQYIDGKQQKQLFSQAQSEAMWQPRTLLPVSEKMMENDKTHFSAYGLGWFMKDYHGVKLVQHTGGILGMVSKVVLVPEENLGLVILTNQQSGYAFNAIANDILQTYLTIDNKDWVAHYQALRDKRLANEKTRLAEAAAQIDKSSKPSLKLADYAQTYNDKWYGDIAITLENEQLVMQFTKTAELRGKLEHYQHNTFIVRWDDRTIEADAFVNFNLNEDGSINFATMKAVSNLTDFSFDFHDLKLTPKH from the coding sequence ATGAAAAAACTCTTTTCTTCGGTATTTTTACCTGTCTTATTGTTTTGTGCTGTTTATAGCGCGGCGGCAAATGAACAATATAACCAGAAAATTAACCAAAACATTGAACAGGCTATGGCTGCTTTTCAGGTGCCAGGCGTAGCCGTTGCTATCGTGAAAGATGGGAAGCTCGCTATGAGCAAGGGCTTTGGTGTCATAGAGCATGGCAAGCCAGAGCAAGTGGATGCTGATACCTTATTTGGCATTGCCTCAAACACTAAAGCCATGACCGCTGCCTTGATTGCACAGCTGGTGGATCAGGGTAAATTATCTTGGCACAGCAAAGTGATTGATATTATTCCTGAGTTTCAGATGCCTGATGCCTATGTAACCCGTGAGTTTACTATTATTGATTTGCTTTCTCATAACAGTGGTTTAGGACTTGGTGCCGGTGATTTAATGATCTGGCCACAAACCACTCATACCATGGCTGATATTATTAAAGGCATTAAATATTTACCTCAGGTATCAAGTTTTAGAAGTGAATTTGCTTACGATAATTTGATGTTTATTATTGCTGGTGAAATCGTTGCTCGTGTCACCGGTAAATCATGGCAGGACAATATCAAAGCGCAAATTTTCCAACCTTTAGGAATGGATAATACTAAAGCAATGTTTTCTTTGATCAGCCCGACAAATAACAATGTTGCTCGTGCCCATGTACCTCTGGATGGAAAAATAAATGTCGTCGGTGGTAACTTTTTAGAGAAATTTTCTTCCGCTGGTTCAGTTGCCTCAAGTGTTAATGACATGGCTAAATGGTTAATTGCTCAATTGAATCGTGGTCAATACATTGATGGCAAACAACAAAAACAGCTATTTTCTCAAGCACAGAGTGAAGCCATGTGGCAACCTCGGACGTTATTGCCAGTGTCAGAAAAAATGATGGAAAATGATAAAACACATTTTTCTGCTTATGGCCTTGGTTGGTTTATGAAAGACTATCACGGTGTTAAGTTGGTGCAACATACTGGCGGTATTTTAGGTATGGTCTCTAAAGTGGTGTTAGTGCCGGAAGAAAACTTAGGTCTAGTGATACTAACAAACCAGCAATCAGGCTATGCGTTTAACGCCATAGCGAATGATATTTTGCAAACTTATCTGACAATTGATAATAAGGATTGGGTTGCTCATTACCAGGCGTTGCGGGATAAACGTTTAGCTAATGAAAAAACACGTTTGGCTGAGGCAGCAGCTCAGATTGATAAAAGCTCGAAACCTTCACTTAAGTTAGCGGACTATGCGCAAACATATAATGATAAATGGTACGGTGATATTGCTATTACGTTGGAAAATGAGCAGTTAGTGATGCAGTTTACTAAAACTGCTGAATTACGCGGTAAGTTAGAACATTATCAACACAATACTTTTATTGTCCGTTGGGATGACCGAACGATAGAAGCTGACGCTTTTGTTAACTTTAATCTTAATGAAGATGGCTCAATTAATTTTGCAACCATGAAAGCAGTTTCTAATTTAACCGACTTTAGTTTTGACTTTCATGATTTAAAGCTGACACCGAAGCATTAG
- a CDS encoding YjaG family protein: MTIHLPFAKLSQWQAIAFSVALIERMLPNYKIFAENAGFGNFQLLRNQVDLIWQRLDKSQKVNINYDAQLLKLEEQVPDPQAFDFFGVYPALDTSMAVMSLLQAMQDSEGQDFGNVSRLSENSVNFYVELCLLQEQEHQTSEQELADKIQQHPLIQWEVATQNELFDFLKAAPENKTTIQTIKQMVLEQGLSNLGIETS, translated from the coding sequence GTGACCATTCACCTCCCCTTTGCCAAGTTATCTCAATGGCAGGCCATTGCCTTTAGTGTTGCCTTAATTGAACGTATGTTACCTAACTACAAAATTTTTGCTGAAAATGCTGGCTTCGGTAATTTTCAGTTACTGCGCAATCAGGTGGATTTAATTTGGCAACGGCTGGATAAAAGTCAAAAAGTTAACATCAACTATGATGCTCAATTATTAAAATTAGAAGAACAGGTGCCAGATCCACAGGCTTTTGATTTTTTTGGTGTTTATCCGGCGCTTGATACGTCGATGGCGGTGATGTCGCTATTGCAAGCAATGCAAGATAGTGAAGGTCAGGATTTTGGTAATGTATCCAGGCTTTCTGAAAACAGTGTTAATTTTTATGTTGAGCTTTGCCTGTTACAAGAGCAGGAACATCAAACTTCTGAGCAAGAGCTGGCAGATAAAATTCAACAACATCCGTTAATTCAGTGGGAGGTCGCGACTCAAAATGAATTATTTGATTTCTTAAAAGCGGCGCCGGAAAACAAAACGACCATTCAAACGATCAAACAAATGGTACTTGAACAAGGTTTGTCTAATCTGGGCATTGAAACCAGTTAG